A genome region from Sceloporus undulatus isolate JIND9_A2432 ecotype Alabama chromosome 1, SceUnd_v1.1, whole genome shotgun sequence includes the following:
- the GPHB5 gene encoding glycoprotein hormone beta-5 has protein sequence MPIKTATKLQWVVQGSLYLLILASCVSSLKPSSINLRTFIGCAVREFTFLAKKPGCKGMRITTDACWGRCETWEKPVLDPPYIEAHHRVCTYNETKLVTVKLPNCAANVSPVYTYPKAIRCDCSVCLTTTTECETI, from the exons ATGCCCATCAAGACAG CCACAAAACTCCAATGGGTGGTGCAGGGATCTTTGTATCTTCTGATCTTGGCCAGCTGTGTCAGTAGCCTCAAGCCATCCAGTATCAACCTGAGGACCTTCATTGGCTGTGCTGTTCGTGAGTTCACTTTCCTGGCCAAGAAGCCAGGCTGCAAGGGGATGCGAATCACCACTGATGCCTGCTGGGGCCGTTGTGAGACTTGGGAG AAGCCAGTGTTGGATCCCCCTTACATTGAAGCACACCATCGTGTCTGCACTTACAATGAGACCAAGCTGGTGACGGTGAAGTTGCCCAACTGTGCAGCCAACGTTAGTCCTGTCTACACATATCCCAAAGCCATCCGGTGTGACTGCAGTGTGTGTCTCACCACAACCACAGAATGTGAGACTATCTGA